Proteins encoded in a region of the Corynebacterium breve genome:
- a CDS encoding pirin family protein, whose protein sequence is MTVPVEIITSRAVPLGGPRGMTVHRTLPQRQRSLIGAWCFADHYGPDDVSVTGGMDVAPHPHTGLQTVSWLFEGNITHHDSGGNHAVVVPGEVNLMTAGSGICHSEVTTQDTTTLHGVQLWTVLPDDARHGPRLFENHAPNRVRREGAEILTFVGTLAGETSPVTVFTPMVGAEITLDPSSSVTLEVDATFEHGLLVDSGEITFEDVAVQPTELAYTGVGADALTITNTAPHAAKLILIGGTPFEEEIVMWWNFIGRNSGEVESYREEWQSQSERFGKTLGYIGHDPQGRPWLPAPRFPIIAVKPRENPAPVARPELRIN, encoded by the coding sequence ATGACTGTCCCAGTAGAAATCATCACCTCGCGCGCGGTTCCGCTTGGCGGTCCCCGCGGGATGACCGTTCACCGCACCCTCCCCCAGCGCCAGCGCTCATTGATCGGCGCCTGGTGTTTCGCGGATCACTACGGACCCGACGACGTCTCGGTCACTGGCGGTATGGATGTAGCACCACATCCCCACACGGGTTTACAGACCGTTTCGTGGTTATTTGAAGGCAACATCACCCACCATGATTCCGGCGGAAACCATGCCGTGGTCGTTCCAGGCGAGGTCAATCTCATGACCGCAGGTTCAGGCATCTGCCATTCCGAGGTCACCACCCAGGACACCACAACGCTCCACGGCGTACAGCTGTGGACAGTGCTTCCCGACGACGCGCGCCACGGCCCACGCCTGTTTGAGAATCACGCGCCCAATCGAGTCCGACGCGAAGGCGCCGAGATCCTCACCTTCGTCGGCACGCTCGCCGGGGAAACATCACCCGTGACCGTGTTTACCCCGATGGTCGGCGCTGAGATCACACTTGACCCTTCATCTTCGGTCACCCTCGAAGTCGACGCTACCTTTGAGCATGGGTTGCTAGTCGACTCTGGAGAAATCACATTTGAAGATGTAGCGGTGCAACCAACCGAATTAGCTTATACGGGCGTCGGGGCTGACGCATTGACTATCACCAACACTGCACCGCACGCCGCGAAGCTCATTTTGATCGGTGGCACACCGTTTGAAGAAGAAATCGTGATGTGGTGGAACTTCATCGGTCGAAACAGCGGCGAAGTTGAAAGCTATCGCGAGGAATGGCAGTCCCAGTCGGAACGTTTTGGAAAGACGCTGGGCTATATCGGCCATGATCCACAAGGTCGCCCGTGGCTTCCCGCACCGCGATTTCCAATAATCGCGGTGAAACCACGCGAAAACCCTGCACCGGTCGCGCGCCCAGAACTTCGAATTAATTAG
- a CDS encoding carboxymuconolactone decarboxylase family protein: MSEKTPHGPYLDKFFPAVYRAQSGVVAHMNKIYPEVDLPESLIELVSVRASQLNGCSACLSIHAPAARRAGVSEGKLDILPSWRESPDYFSEQELAALDLTEELTLLPPGRRHADAALRACKVLAEEQVAALEWAIILINTFNRISIASGHPPMSKI, encoded by the coding sequence ATGAGCGAAAAGACACCACACGGCCCATACCTTGACAAATTCTTTCCTGCCGTCTACCGCGCGCAAAGTGGCGTGGTCGCCCACATGAACAAAATTTACCCGGAAGTAGACCTTCCCGAATCCCTCATCGAGCTGGTCAGTGTTCGCGCAAGCCAACTTAATGGTTGCAGCGCTTGTCTCTCGATCCACGCTCCGGCGGCCCGGCGCGCCGGCGTCTCGGAAGGAAAACTTGATATCTTGCCGTCGTGGCGCGAATCGCCCGACTACTTCAGCGAGCAAGAGCTTGCAGCGCTTGACCTTACGGAAGAGCTGACGCTGTTGCCACCTGGTCGTCGTCACGCAGATGCCGCTTTGCGGGCATGCAAGGTACTCGCCGAGGAGCAAGTTGCTGCACTTGAGTGGGCGATTATTTTGATCAACACGTTCAACCGCATCTCCATCGCCTCGGGGCATCCGCCAATGAGCAAGATCTAG
- the ndk gene encoding nucleoside-diphosphate kinase, with product MTERTLILIKPDGVANGHVGEIISRIERKGLKLVEMDLRTADRETAEQHYAEHQDKPFFGELVDFITSAPLVAGIVEGERAIEAWRQLAGGTDPVSRATPGTIRGDFALTVGENVVHGSDSPESAEREIAIWFPNK from the coding sequence ATGACTGAACGTACACTCATCCTTATCAAGCCAGACGGTGTTGCAAACGGCCACGTTGGCGAAATCATCTCCCGCATCGAGCGCAAGGGCCTCAAGCTCGTCGAAATGGACCTGCGCACCGCAGACCGCGAGACTGCTGAGCAGCACTACGCTGAGCACCAGGACAAGCCATTCTTTGGCGAGCTGGTTGATTTCATCACCTCCGCACCACTGGTTGCAGGCATCGTTGAAGGTGAGCGTGCAATCGAAGCATGGCGTCAGCTCGCTGGTGGCACCGACCCAGTGTCCAGGGCAACCCCTGGCACCATCCGCGGCGACTTCGCACTGACCGTCGGTGAGAACGTCGTCCACGGCTCCGACTCTCCAGAGTCCGCAGAGCGCGAGATCGCAATCTGGTTCCCAAACAAGTAG
- a CDS encoding purple acid phosphatase family protein has protein sequence MKTNLFRARTALAAAVTAAVVSTSFVVPTQAFAQADDAPLPGHVLVGVGTDETEVILSWTSVSDDVANQQVQVAPASAGLSRNTESIDARSAGSADKGLFGYAATVSDLKPSTEYVYRIGDGEHWGEEHRFTTGSGADDWKMLFFGDPQIGADDIERDGKAWHTVTDQALKNNADAELLVTGGDHVDNKNHNRDGYDQLFHANALNSVPTAANRGNDDTRVEPFGSYFVRPNVDPEGNYFFHHNNALIVSLDTSATNTPSIEADRQFVHDVVTREGASADWVIVTFHHSLYSEGAHKNDPEINRLRDALAPTFSEVGVDLVLSGHDHSYSRSHLIDGTTPNIPNELAAPGDAFHQGDSEVLYITANSSTGSQFYDLHDNDGKAHPEATVDQMRAEGWTRHTTAFAQQDYSPDYSQITITADTLKVSTRNAADDSIIDEVTLSKNPVPVPEGTLSPEEAQKNIASSRASMAFATVIAMISGVALLLAAPILQAANGFRLDIRDVGEISVNKDSGSSFKKH, from the coding sequence GTGAAGACCAATCTTTTCCGCGCCCGCACCGCACTTGCCGCAGCCGTCACTGCGGCTGTCGTCAGCACTAGCTTTGTCGTGCCAACTCAAGCTTTCGCCCAAGCCGACGATGCTCCCCTACCAGGCCATGTGCTCGTCGGGGTCGGTACAGACGAGACCGAGGTCATCTTGTCGTGGACCTCGGTTTCCGACGACGTTGCCAACCAGCAGGTGCAGGTAGCACCCGCTTCCGCTGGGCTTAGTCGCAATACTGAATCAATCGATGCCCGCTCAGCCGGTAGCGCTGACAAGGGGCTCTTCGGTTACGCGGCGACTGTATCTGACCTCAAGCCGAGCACAGAATACGTCTACCGCATCGGCGATGGCGAGCACTGGGGAGAAGAGCATCGTTTTACCACCGGTTCTGGGGCCGACGATTGGAAAATGCTGTTCTTCGGTGATCCGCAAATCGGAGCTGACGACATCGAGCGCGATGGCAAGGCGTGGCACACCGTCACCGACCAAGCCCTGAAAAACAACGCGGACGCGGAGCTCTTAGTCACCGGTGGCGACCACGTAGACAACAAGAACCATAACCGCGACGGCTACGACCAGCTTTTCCACGCAAACGCGCTGAATTCGGTGCCCACCGCTGCAAACCGCGGCAACGACGACACCCGAGTGGAACCATTTGGCAGCTACTTCGTCCGCCCCAATGTTGACCCTGAAGGAAACTACTTCTTCCATCACAACAACGCGCTCATCGTCTCGTTGGACACTAGTGCAACGAATACTCCAAGCATCGAAGCAGATCGCCAGTTTGTTCACGATGTAGTCACCCGTGAGGGTGCCTCGGCGGATTGGGTCATCGTCACCTTCCACCACTCGCTGTACTCCGAAGGTGCGCACAAAAACGATCCTGAGATCAATCGCCTCCGTGATGCCCTCGCCCCGACTTTTTCCGAGGTTGGAGTGGATTTGGTTCTTTCCGGGCATGACCATTCCTACAGCCGTTCGCACTTGATCGATGGCACAACCCCGAATATCCCGAACGAGCTTGCCGCGCCTGGCGATGCGTTCCATCAGGGCGATAGTGAAGTCTTGTACATCACCGCGAACTCGTCCACCGGATCACAGTTCTACGACCTGCACGATAACGATGGAAAAGCGCACCCAGAGGCGACTGTCGATCAGATGCGGGCCGAAGGGTGGACTCGCCACACCACCGCGTTTGCGCAACAGGACTACTCCCCAGACTATTCGCAGATCACTATCACAGCGGACACCTTGAAGGTATCTACGCGCAACGCTGCGGATGATTCCATTATCGACGAAGTCACCCTGAGCAAGAATCCGGTCCCGGTGCCCGAAGGCACGTTGTCTCCTGAAGAGGCCCAGAAGAACATCGCAAGCAGCCGAGCCAGCATGGCGTTTGCAACTGTGATTGCCATGATCAGTGGTGTCGCTTTGCTCCTAGCTGCGCCGATCCTGCAGGCAGCAAACGGCTTCCGCTTGGACATCCGCGATGTCGGTGAAATCAGTGTGAATAAGGACTCTGGCTCGTCTTTCAAAAAGCACTAA